A window of Thermodesulfovibrio thiophilus DSM 17215 contains these coding sequences:
- the uvrC gene encoding excinuclease ABC subunit UvrC, whose product MIELATVPALPGVYLFKDKKGRILYVGKAKILRNRLRSYFHGDLDPRKSKMVELVKDFSYIVTSNEFEALVLEANLIKQYKPPFNVLLRDDKSYPYLKITIAEQWPRIEVVRKPKKDGNLYFGPYVPAQSMWEALSFIRKNFPIRTCKYNLSKSIRPCVQYQMKRCPAPCAKLISREKYMKGIEEVILFLKGQKKQLLSMLYEKMQKLSDDLKFEEAAMVRDQIKRLEKIFTEQRVVLQTFENIDVIATYTENSKISVNILFVRNGLLVGSKDYIVKKAFYETKEELTISIIEAVYSKEALIPPPIIVLQSIPDNIDEIKQWLKDKRNDIVELRKPTTNEEKSLLNMALNNATIHLKSKSSSHETILNELKERLNLRDTPSRIGAFDVSTLFGTHSVGSFVYWEDGAFNKNLYRHLKIKETPGIDDYSSMREIVFRVITKFDTQEGVPKPELILIDGGRGHLNTALKVVKELKAEMNVFAIAKEPDRLVFSDGRKISLDDKRPSSLLLRKIRDEAHRVAISYHKKLRKKASFESVLEKIAGVGKKRRLTLLKHFGSIARIKSATEDEIATLPGFNLKLAKKVIDELNKSS is encoded by the coding sequence ATGATAGAACTTGCAACAGTTCCTGCTCTGCCAGGAGTATATTTGTTCAAAGATAAAAAAGGCAGGATTCTGTATGTAGGGAAAGCTAAGATTTTGAGAAACAGGCTAAGAAGCTATTTTCATGGTGATCTTGATCCCAGAAAATCAAAAATGGTTGAGCTTGTTAAGGATTTTTCATATATTGTAACATCAAACGAATTTGAAGCTTTAGTTCTTGAAGCAAACCTCATAAAACAGTATAAACCACCTTTTAATGTATTGCTGAGAGATGATAAGAGCTATCCATATTTAAAAATAACGATAGCTGAACAATGGCCCAGGATTGAGGTTGTGCGTAAACCGAAAAAAGATGGAAATTTATACTTCGGTCCTTATGTTCCTGCTCAATCAATGTGGGAAGCTTTGTCTTTTATCAGAAAAAACTTCCCGATAAGAACATGTAAATATAATCTGAGCAAATCAATAAGACCATGTGTGCAATATCAGATGAAAAGATGCCCTGCTCCCTGTGCAAAACTCATCAGCAGGGAAAAATATATGAAAGGCATTGAAGAGGTTATTTTATTTTTAAAAGGACAAAAAAAGCAGTTATTAAGCATGCTATATGAGAAAATGCAAAAACTTTCTGATGACCTGAAGTTTGAGGAAGCTGCAATGGTGAGAGACCAGATTAAAAGGCTCGAAAAAATTTTTACAGAACAGAGGGTTGTACTACAAACCTTTGAAAACATTGATGTTATAGCTACTTATACTGAAAACTCAAAAATATCTGTGAATATTCTTTTTGTAAGAAACGGTTTGCTTGTAGGTTCAAAGGATTATATTGTAAAAAAGGCTTTTTATGAAACTAAAGAAGAATTAACTATTTCAATTATTGAAGCAGTCTATTCAAAAGAGGCTTTAATCCCTCCACCTATCATAGTTTTACAAAGTATTCCTGACAATATAGATGAAATTAAACAATGGCTTAAAGACAAAAGAAATGACATAGTTGAATTGAGAAAACCCACTACGAATGAAGAAAAGTCTTTGCTCAATATGGCATTGAACAATGCAACAATTCATCTAAAATCAAAAAGCTCATCGCATGAAACAATCCTGAACGAGCTTAAGGAGAGACTTAATCTCAGAGACACTCCGTCAAGAATTGGAGCTTTTGATGTTTCAACACTTTTTGGAACTCATTCTGTTGGAAGCTTTGTTTATTGGGAAGATGGAGCATTTAACAAAAACCTCTACCGACATTTAAAAATAAAAGAAACTCCTGGAATTGATGACTACTCTTCAATGAGGGAGATTGTTTTCAGAGTTATTACTAAATTTGACACTCAGGAAGGTGTACCAAAACCTGAATTAATCTTAATTGATGGAGGAAGGGGACATCTCAATACAGCTCTCAAAGTTGTAAAAGAGTTAAAAGCAGAAATGAATGTTTTTGCAATTGCAAAAGAGCCAGATAGACTTGTATTTTCTGATGGAAGGAAAATATCTCTGGATGATAAAAGACCTTCATCTCTGCTTTTAAGGAAAATCAGAGATGAGGCACATAGAGTTGCAATTAGCTATCATAAGAAGTTAAGAAAAAAAGCTTCATTTGAATCAGTTCTTGAAAAGATTGCAGGAGTTGGTAAAAAAAGAAGACTTACTTTACTTAAACACTTTGGCAGTATTGCCAGGATAA
- the yajC gene encoding preprotein translocase subunit YajC: MNFLNFISNAYAMGPAPQGGAGGQGDPIMSLVASLLPLILIIVIFYFLLIRPQQKRAKQHRQMLDNIKRGDKVITVGGVYGVVESVNPNTVVVKIAENVKVKLSKQSIAALRPSTDED, encoded by the coding sequence ATGAATTTTTTAAATTTCATATCTAATGCTTATGCAATGGGACCTGCTCCACAGGGAGGTGCTGGAGGACAGGGGGATCCGATTATGAGTCTTGTTGCAAGTCTCCTTCCTTTGATTTTAATCATCGTTATTTTCTATTTCCTTCTTATAAGACCGCAGCAGAAAAGGGCAAAACAGCATAGACAGATGCTTGACAATATTAAAAGAGGAGATAAGGTGATAACTGTTGGAGGAGTATACGGTGTTGTTGAAAGCGTGAATCCTAATACTGTAGTTGTTAAGATTGCTGAAAATGTTAAGGTTAAACTATCAAAACAATCAATTGCAGCATTGAGGCCCTCAACTGACGAGGATTAA